A genomic region of Desulfobulbaceae bacterium DB1 contains the following coding sequences:
- a CDS encoding transcriptional regulator IlvY, translated as MDIRTLLIFKHLANTLHFGRTSQACNITPSALTRTIQRLEEEVGKQLFIRDNRSVALTPAGRRFRHYSEEAIKNWHQLQNDLTLGKEFLSGELSLFCSVTAVYSILPKLLKKFREEYCRVHINLQTGDAANALPKLLNGEADVTIAALPDKLPEQLRFIKVLETPLIFIAPAHFRETVQYHDDEIDWRSTPMIMAERGLGRRRLDSWFKERDIQPNIYAQVAGNEAIIAMVSLGCGIGVVPQLVLEKSPMQDQVVTVKAEPALTSFTVGVCTAGKNMQNPIIRAFWDIADHEVNG; from the coding sequence ATGGATATCCGCACACTGCTTATCTTTAAACACCTGGCCAACACCCTTCATTTCGGCCGGACAAGTCAGGCCTGCAACATCACTCCTTCCGCCTTGACCCGCACCATTCAAAGGCTCGAGGAAGAAGTCGGCAAGCAACTGTTTATCCGCGACAACCGGTCAGTCGCCCTGACCCCGGCAGGCAGACGGTTCAGGCACTATTCCGAAGAGGCGATAAAAAACTGGCATCAACTGCAGAATGATCTGACCCTCGGCAAGGAATTCTTGAGCGGAGAACTCTCACTTTTCTGCTCGGTGACGGCGGTCTACTCCATTCTGCCGAAACTGCTGAAAAAGTTCCGGGAAGAGTATTGCCGGGTTCACATCAATCTCCAGACAGGCGACGCGGCCAACGCCCTGCCGAAACTACTGAACGGCGAGGCGGATGTGACCATCGCCGCCTTGCCGGACAAACTGCCGGAACAACTGCGGTTCATCAAGGTGCTTGAAACACCACTCATCTTCATTGCGCCGGCCCATTTCCGGGAAACAGTCCAGTATCACGACGATGAAATCGACTGGCGGTCAACGCCGATGATCATGGCGGAACGGGGCCTCGGCAGGCGTCGGCTGGACAGCTGGTTCAAGGAGCGGGACATCCAGCCCAATATCTATGCCCAGGTGGCAGGCAACGAGGCAATCATCGCCATGGTCAGCCTCGGCTGCGGCATCGGCGTGGTTCCGCAGCTCGTGCTTGAAAAAAGCCCCATGCAGGATCAAGTCGTCACCGTCAAGGCGGAACCCGCGCTCACCTCCTTTACCGTCGGTGTCTGCACTGCCGGGAAAAATATGCAAAACCCGATCATCCGTGCTTTCTGGGATATCGCGGATCACGAAGTCAACGGCTGA
- a CDS encoding ketol-acid reductoisomerase — MGRNYFNTLPLRIQLEELGQCRFMDASEFNGVEALKGKKIVIIGCGAQGLHQGLNLRDSGLDVSYTLRDSAIAEKRKSWKNATENGFKVGTYQELIPTADLVINLTPDKQHTGVINAVMPLIKQGACLSYSHGFNIVEEGMQIRKDLTVVMVAPKSPGTEVREEYKRGFGVPTLIAVHRENDPKGEGWEIAKAYACGTGADRAGVLQSSFIAEVKSDLMGEQTILCGMLQVGSLLCFDKMIEKGVEAGYASKLIQYGWETITEALKHGGITNMMDRLSNPAKLKAVALADELKEILQPLFEKHMDNIMSGEFSRTMMEDWANDDANLLKWRAETGETAFEKSVSTDAAIAEQEYFDNGILMVAMVKAGVELAFDTMVSAGIKEESAYYESLHEVPLIANTIARKKLYEMNVVISDTAEYGCYLFTQSALPLLASFMKKIDTDVIGKGLKVKDNGVDNIALIRANESIRYTGVEMIGEELRSYMGAMKPIL, encoded by the coding sequence ATGGGCCGGAACTATTTCAACACCCTGCCGTTGCGCATTCAGCTGGAAGAGCTGGGGCAGTGCCGTTTTATGGACGCTTCCGAATTTAACGGCGTTGAAGCCTTGAAGGGCAAAAAGATCGTCATCATCGGTTGCGGCGCCCAGGGGCTGCATCAGGGTCTTAACCTGCGCGACAGCGGGCTTGATGTTTCCTATACCCTGCGAGATTCGGCCATTGCCGAAAAACGCAAGTCCTGGAAAAATGCCACGGAAAACGGCTTTAAGGTGGGGACCTACCAGGAACTTATTCCCACAGCCGATCTGGTGATCAACCTCACCCCTGACAAGCAGCACACCGGCGTCATCAATGCGGTCATGCCTTTGATCAAGCAAGGAGCCTGCCTCTCCTATTCCCATGGCTTTAATATTGTTGAAGAGGGGATGCAGATCCGCAAGGATCTGACCGTTGTCATGGTTGCCCCTAAGTCGCCCGGTACCGAGGTGCGCGAGGAATACAAACGTGGCTTCGGTGTGCCGACCCTGATTGCCGTGCACCGGGAGAACGACCCGAAGGGCGAGGGCTGGGAAATTGCCAAGGCCTATGCCTGCGGCACCGGCGCAGACCGTGCCGGCGTCCTGCAGTCTTCCTTTATTGCCGAGGTCAAGTCCGACCTGATGGGCGAGCAGACCATTCTTTGCGGCATGCTGCAGGTCGGATCCCTGCTTTGCTTTGACAAGATGATCGAAAAGGGGGTTGAGGCGGGGTACGCCTCCAAGCTGATCCAGTACGGCTGGGAAACCATCACCGAGGCCCTCAAGCACGGCGGCATCACCAATATGATGGATCGTCTGTCCAATCCCGCCAAGTTGAAGGCGGTGGCCCTGGCGGACGAGCTGAAAGAGATCCTGCAGCCGCTGTTCGAAAAACACATGGACAATATCATGTCCGGTGAATTTTCCCGCACCATGATGGAGGACTGGGCAAATGACGATGCCAATCTCCTCAAATGGCGGGCGGAAACAGGCGAAACCGCTTTTGAAAAATCAGTCAGCACCGATGCCGCGATTGCCGAGCAGGAATACTTTGACAACGGCATCCTCATGGTTGCCATGGTCAAGGCCGGCGTCGAACTCGCCTTTGACACCATGGTTTCCGCCGGTATCAAGGAGGAATCAGCCTATTACGAGTCGCTGCATGAGGTGCCGCTGATTGCCAATACCATTGCCCGCAAGAAGCTGTACGAAATGAATGTGGTTATTTCCGACACGGCTGAGTACGGCTGCTATCTGTTCACCCAGTCGGCCCTTCCTTTGCTGGCGAGCTTCATGAAGAAGATCGATACCGATGTCATCGGCAAGGGGCTGAAGGTAAAAGACAACGGGGTTGATAACATCGCCCTGATCCGCGCCAACGAATCAATCCGTTATACCGGAGTGGAAATGATCGGCGAGGAACTTCGTTCCTATATGGGGGCCATGAAGCCCATTCTCTAA
- a CDS encoding murein biosynthesis integral membrane protein MurJ, producing the protein MKKASTDTGTIARSAGTVSIAVMCSRVLGLVREQAFAFFFGAGYAYDAFVVAFRIPNLLRDLFGEGALSAAFVAVFSDYDANKGEKATWRLANNVLVFFAVLLSLITILGIAFAEPLVRLLVDSQFVQVPGKVELTRKLTVVMFPFLVFISLSAVVMGMLNTKGRFFIPAMASSFFNVGSLVGGISLALLLPKFGYPAIMGMAVGTLIGGILQFGGQLPTLRKTGFSFQPRLDLADPGLRRIIRLMIPAVIGLSATQINIFINTRFASSCVEGSVSWLNYAFRLVQLPIGVFGVAISIASLPVIARYAAAKNMEKMRETFTSSITMAFCLTIPASFGLWLLAEPIIRIIFQYGAFTALDTARTAEALRFYAVGLFAYSSVKIMVPVFFALDDTRFPVIASFLAVGANLLFVSGFIDVFQHRAIALSTSAAMICNFLFLSVALYRKLSGYSLSYLAEGIGKVFAGSLVMAGCLKLLLSFGVQWTGDSVLLQIGAVLVYIAIAVCVYGALLYLLGLKELSLIVDKVRGRLLGSR; encoded by the coding sequence ATGAAAAAAGCTTCCACCGATACCGGCACAATAGCCCGTTCCGCCGGCACGGTTTCCATTGCCGTCATGTGCAGCCGTGTGCTGGGACTGGTGCGCGAGCAGGCCTTTGCCTTTTTCTTTGGCGCGGGGTATGCCTATGATGCCTTTGTCGTCGCTTTCCGCATCCCCAATCTGCTGCGGGACCTTTTCGGCGAAGGGGCGTTGAGCGCGGCGTTTGTCGCGGTTTTTTCCGATTATGACGCCAACAAAGGGGAAAAGGCCACCTGGCGGCTGGCCAATAATGTGCTGGTTTTTTTCGCCGTCCTGCTCAGTCTCATTACCATTCTCGGCATTGCCTTCGCCGAACCTCTTGTCCGTTTGCTGGTGGACAGCCAGTTTGTCCAGGTGCCGGGCAAGGTGGAACTGACCCGCAAATTGACGGTGGTGATGTTCCCCTTTCTTGTCTTTATTTCCCTGTCGGCGGTGGTGATGGGCATGCTCAACACCAAGGGGCGGTTTTTTATTCCGGCCATGGCCTCGAGCTTTTTCAACGTCGGATCTCTTGTCGGCGGCATCAGTCTGGCCCTGCTGTTGCCGAAATTCGGTTATCCCGCCATCATGGGCATGGCTGTCGGCACCCTGATCGGCGGCATTCTCCAGTTCGGCGGTCAGCTTCCCACCCTGCGAAAAACCGGTTTTTCTTTTCAGCCGCGGCTTGACCTTGCTGATCCGGGCCTCAGGCGCATTATCCGGCTGATGATCCCGGCCGTCATCGGTCTTTCCGCCACCCAGATCAATATTTTTATCAATACCCGGTTTGCCTCGTCCTGCGTCGAGGGCAGCGTTTCCTGGCTCAATTATGCCTTCCGGCTGGTGCAGCTGCCCATCGGTGTCTTCGGCGTGGCGATATCCATTGCTTCGCTGCCGGTCATTGCCCGCTATGCGGCGGCGAAAAACATGGAGAAGATGCGGGAAACCTTTACCTCCTCCATCACCATGGCCTTTTGCCTGACCATCCCGGCGAGTTTCGGCTTGTGGCTGCTGGCTGAACCCATTATCCGGATTATCTTCCAGTACGGCGCGTTCACGGCCCTTGATACGGCGCGCACCGCCGAGGCGCTCCGTTTTTACGCGGTCGGCCTTTTTGCCTATTCGTCGGTGAAGATCATGGTGCCTGTTTTTTTTGCCCTTGATGACACCCGCTTTCCGGTCATTGCCAGTTTCCTGGCCGTTGGTGCAAATCTCCTTTTTGTTTCCGGTTTTATTGACGTTTTCCAGCATCGGGCCATTGCCCTTTCCACCTCGGCGGCCATGATCTGCAATTTTCTTTTTTTGAGCGTCGCTTTGTATCGGAAATTGTCCGGTTATTCGCTTTCCTATCTGGCCGAAGGGATCGGCAAGGTATTTGCCGGTTCACTTGTCATGGCGGGCTGTCTGAAGCTGCTGCTTTCTTTCGGCGTGCAATGGACCGGCGATTCGGTTTTGCTGCAGATCGGCGCGGTTCTGGTGTATATCGCAATCGCGGTTTGTGTTTATGGCGCGCTCCTTTATCTGCTCGGGCTCAAGGAGCTTAGTCTGATAGTCGATAAAGTAAGAGGGAGACTGCTGGGAAGCCGTTGA
- a CDS encoding ModE family transcriptional regulator, whose amino-acid sequence MQTTIQSAKHNENRNCRWRGRLWLEGPDGTFLGYGRVVLLERIRDYGSISQAAKSMEMSYKHAWDLLDSMNRQAGGKLVETSRGGKQGGGARLTPAGEKAIETFWRFHRKFNMLLAEMTEELDTFLCG is encoded by the coding sequence ATGCAAACGACGATTCAATCAGCAAAACACAATGAAAACAGAAACTGCCGCTGGCGCGGTCGGCTTTGGCTCGAAGGTCCGGACGGCACATTTCTCGGTTACGGCAGGGTTGTGCTGCTGGAACGCATCAGGGACTATGGCTCCATATCACAGGCAGCCAAATCCATGGAGATGTCGTACAAACATGCTTGGGACCTGCTTGACTCCATGAACCGCCAGGCCGGCGGAAAACTTGTGGAAACATCACGGGGCGGCAAGCAGGGAGGCGGCGCGAGGTTGACTCCGGCCGGAGAAAAGGCCATCGAAACATTTTGGCGCTTTCACCGGAAATTCAACATGCTGCTGGCTGAAATGACGGAAGAACTGGATACGTTTCTTTGCGGATAA